The Myxococcota bacterium DNA segment GGCGGCGGGCTACCGCGGACCGTTCCGAGTCACTCAGATCACCAAGAACGGCCACGACCTGGAGCAGTACACCGGGCGCTTCTTCTTCCTGCCGCTGCAGGGCGTGCCGGGGATCGACGCCGGCGACCGCAAGGAGCGCTTCGCGGCGGGCGGCACCTTCGAGTCACCCGAGACCGCGCGCGGCCTGGCCTGGCGGCAGTTCCAGCCGACCGCGGTCGAGGCGGACTGGAAGACCAGCGACGAGGTCTTCGTGTATCTCCCCGACGAGCGCAAAGTGCGGCGCGCGCCGCCGCAGAACGCCGAGGGCGTGTACGTGCCGAGCTTCACGCGCGCGCGCTCCGTCGGAAACATCGGCATGAGCATGCCCGACGGCCAGACCGCCGACGTGGGCAACCCGGCGATCGCCGCCACCGAGCCGCTGCGCAAGGGCTTCGTGGGCCTGGTGATCCGGCCCAACGCCTACGAGTGGAGCTTCGGCGGTCTGCGCGACGTGCTCGCGCCCGCCAACGTGCGCGCCGCGGGCTACCCGCCCGACCCGTCGCGGAACTTCGGCCCGAGCGGCCTGTCACTCGCGAGCGACCGCTGGGACCTGCGCCGCGCGCTGGTGCTCGAGGGCAAGCGCAAGGCGCCCGACGGCGTGGTGGCGGGCATCTCGCTGTGGGTCGACGCGCTCACCCTGCAGCCGCTCTACTGGGTGTCTCGCCGCTCGAACACCGCCGTCTACGAGGTCGGGATCTTCGCCAGCCGCTTCAGCGCCGACGACCGCAAGGCCGCGCAGTGGCAGGGCAACGGCACGGACGGCAGCTCGAGCTACGGCACGATGGTGCCCGTCGCGCAGAGCTTCACCGTGGCGGGCGAGGGCGGCGGCTGGCGCAGAGAGTCCTATCTCCTGGCCAGCGAGCCCCCCGCCGGCGAAGAGACCCAGGACTTCCTGTCCGTCCAGGGCCTCCAGCGCAAGGGTCACTGACCCCCGGTCTTCTCGAGCTAGCGGCCGAGCGAAGGCCGCCCTGAGCGAGGCCCGCAAGCGCCGGAGCATGGGTAGGGTGAGGTGCCCATGCGATCACAAGTCAGGCGCGAGCAGTCTTCTCGAGCTGGCGGATCGTCACTGCGAGGCCGAGCGAAGGCCGCCCTGAGCGAGGGCCGCAAGCGCCGGAGCATGGGTAGGGTGCCCATGCGATCACAAGTCAGGCGCGCGCAGTGAGCCGAAGGCGAACGTAGTCAATCAGGACAAACAGGCGAAGAGCTCTTCGAATGCCTTCAGCTGATTGCCCGCCGTAGACGACGGCACCAGGATCGGCGTGCGCACGCCGGCCTCGTACCAGGCCTCGAGCCCTTCGCGCACGCGGCGCTCGGAGCCGTAGAGCGTGACGTCGGACAGCCAGCGGTCACTCATCAGCTTCGGCACGTCGTCGAACGCCTTGGCCGTGATCGCCTTCTCGATCGCGTCCATCTCTTCCTGGTATCCGGCCTCGCGCCAGTAGTTGCGGTAGTTCGGAAGTGACACGTAGCCGATCAGGGTCTTCCGGTTGACCGCGGCAGCGGCCCGCTCGTCGTCGGAGATGCACGTGGGGATCATGTTGCCCACGAAGAACTTCGGGTCACCGGCCTTCGCGGGCGAAAGGACCGCGAGTGACTCGTTCATGTGCGACCGTGCCGCATTTGCGAACACGATCCCGTCGGCGACCTCTGCAGCGAGCGCGATCATCTTCTTGCGTAGCGTGGCGAGGACGATCGGCGGGAGTTCGCCCGTGCGCGGCGCCCCGCGCAGCCCGGCCACGAACGCGCGCATGTCGCGCAGAGGCGGCCCGGCCTTCACGGACAGCCGGTCTAGCGCCGGGCCGTGAGATACGCCCACGCCGAACGCGAAGCGCCCGCCCGAGAGCTCGTGGATCAGGGACGCCGTCTGCGCGTAGTCCACGACGTGGCGGAGATAGATGTTCGCGATGCTGGTTCCGAAGGAAATCCGCTCGGTTGCGAGCGCGAGTGCCTCGCAGAGACCCACGCCGTCGCCGAAGCTCGGGCAGTAGATGCCACTAAAGCCGCGGCGCTCGATCTCACGGGCGAGCTCGAGCGTGGCCCTGCGGCGTCCAGGAACGGCGGCCAGGCTCACGGCGGGAAGCGCAACGGGCATCGGATCCTCCTCGCGGCGCAGTCTATCCCCGCAGCTCCCGCGCCGTCCGCGCGGCGCCGGCAGCGACGCCGGGTTTCCCAGTCCGAACGCACGGTTCCGGTCAGCGGTTGCGTGTGGCTCACCGCGCCACCACGAGTGAGTAGCGAACTACTCAGATTGCGTGTCGCAGAGGTGTGCCGGGTGCTCACGACCCCGACATCACTCCTGCACGCAAATTCCGCGGCGGATCCCTCGATCTGTGGGGGTTTTCAGTCCACTCGCACGGAAATTTCCTGTACGATCGCAAGCGCCTTGGAGCTCGGATACGCGGATTGGCAGGTGGCCGGGTGATGTCCGCGATCTGGCTGACACCCCAACCCCCGGAGCACGGCGCCCCGAGAGCGCTGGCATCGCACTTGCGTGAGCCGAGTCACACACGGCGGTGTCGGGAGCTCCAAGCAGTGTTCGAGCGGCGTTGCGATTGGCTGGGTGCGGGAGTGGCAGGATGAGGGTCGCGGTTCTGGGCGGTGGAGTCGCGGGGCTCGCGTGCGCGTACTATCTCGCGCGCAACGGGCACACTCCGCTCGTGCTCGAGCCCTCGGGAGCGCTCGGCCAGCTCGGCTCGCCGATTGTGCACGAGGGACTGCGCATCGACCGATTCTCGAATCCGCTGCGCAACAGTGACACGGCGCTGTGCGGGCTGCTCGCGGATCTCGGCGGCCTGGGCCGCGTGGCGTGGCGGCCGACGCGCTCGGCGATCTCGAAGGACGGCGTCTTCTACCCGGTGAGCTCGGCGAGTGACCTGCTGCGCACCGCGGGCTTGATGGGCCTGCCGAGCATGGACTGGCTGCGCGCGGGCATCGGCCTGGCCTACGCCACCCAGTTCAAGCGCTACGCGCTGAACCTGCACGCGGTGCCCGCGGGCGACTGGCTGAGCTCGGTGTTCGGCAAGCGCGTCTACGAGAACTGGTGGCGGCCGTTCCTCGAGGTGCGCTTCGGCGCCTACGCCGAGGAGATCCCCGCGTACTGGGTCTGGCGCCAGCTCAACGCCTACCAGGCCGGGCGCCGCGAGGTATTCGGCTATCTGCGGGGCGGCATCGGCTGGCTGGGCGAGCGTCTGCGGCGTGCGATCGAGGCGCGCGGCGGCGAGGTGCGGCTGCACGCCGAGGTCTCGGGCGTCGAGACGGGCGGCACGCACGCGCTGGTCGAGGTCGACGGCGCGGAGCGGCGCGTCGACGCGGTGGTGGCCACGCTGCCCCCGGGCGAGCTGGCGAAGCTCGCGGGCGGCCAGCTGGCGCGCGAGCTGCCGAGCCTGGACGTGCCCTACCAGGGCCGAGTCACTGCGCTCGTGATCCTGCAGCGCCGGCTGGGCGAGTACTACCAGACCGCGTTCATGGACCGCGACCTGCCGTTCCAGCGCACGGTCGAGGCCACGCACGTGGTGCCGTCGGAGTCACTCGGCGGGCGGCACCTCTTGTACGTGCGGAACGAGTGCGGCCCGCACACCGACGCGTTCAAGCTGCCGGACGACGTCGTGCGCAAGCAGGCGCTCGACAGCCTGCGCACCTGGTTCCCCGGCTTCGACGCCCGCGACGTCGAGGCCGTGCACGTGTCCCACAACGACGCCGCGGAGCCGATCACGCTGGTCGGCAACCTGCGGCGCACCCTCCCGACCCGCCTCTCCAACACGCGCGTGTTCCTGTGCACCTCGGCACAGGCCTACCCGCGGCCGGTCGGCTGGGACACCGAAGTCACCCTGGCCCGCGAGACGGCCGCCGCCGTCGCCGCCTGCAGCTGAAGCACCCGAGTCACCCCCCAGATGTCGGCCGTTTCGCTCAAGACACTCGCGCTGGTCGGCCATGGCGCCGCGGCGCGTGACTGGCTCGCCACCCTGACCGAGCTGCCCGAGCTCGAGCTCGCGGCGTGCGTCGATCCGGACCCGGTGCAGCGCGCGCCGCTCGCGGCGCGCGGCCTGCGCACGTTCGAGAGCGTGGCGGAGCTGCTCGCGGACGGCCGCGCGACCGACGTCGCGATCCTGTGCACCCCGCCCGCGGTCCGGCTCGAGACCGCCGAGCCCCTGCTGCGCGCGGGCGTGGACGTGCTGATCGAGCCGCCGCTCGCCACCGTGCCCGACCACGCCGACCGGATCGCCGAGCTCGCCGAGCGCATCGACCGGGTGGCGCTCACGATCGGCCGCTTCCGCGCCGACCCGGGCGTGGCGCGCGCGGCCGAGCGCATCCGCGAAGGTGAGATCGGCCGGCTGTGCGCGCTCGAGGTGTCGCTGGGCGAGAAGCGCGATGCGCGCGCCGGCTGGCGCGGCGACCCCGCGCTGTCGGGCGGCGGCGTGTGGCTCGAGCTGGGCGGCGACGCGCTCGAGATCGCAGAGACACTCGCGGGCCCGCTGCGCCGCATCCACATGACGCACAGCGCCTCGGCGCAGGGCGGCGAGGTCGAGGACGAGGTGCGCGTCGAGACCGACCACGGCGCGGGCCTGTTCGCCAGCCTCACGCTGTCCTGGAACCCGTCGGCGGCGCGGCCGATCGCGCGCTGCATCGGCGACCGCGGCGAGATCTCGGTCGGCTGGGCGCAGACCTCGCTCGTGCGCGAAGACGGCAGCCGCAGCGTGCTGGCGGGCGCGCACGATCCGCACGCCGCACGCGTGGCCGTGCTACGCGAGTTCCTGCGCGAGCGGCGCAGCAGCGAGCACCGCGTCGACCCGGGCGCGCAGTCACTCGCCTGGCTGCACGCCGCCTACCGGAGCGCGAGCACGGGCCGCTTCGAGCTGGCCTGACAAATCGACTTCGTGAGCGGCAGGCGAGCGAAGTCAGCGGGACCCGGTCTTCTCGAATCCCGACGCACCACGAGCTCCGGCCCGTCCGCGGCCGCCCGCGGCGGGCCGGGCAAGCGCCGGAGCGCGGGTCGGGTGCCCGCGCGATCATCGGGCAGCCGCGCGCAGCGAGCCGCAGGCGAGCGAAGTCAATAAGACCTAGCGGCCCTGGATCAGCTCGACCTTGTAGCCGTCCGGGTCCTCGATGAACGCGATCACGGTGGTGCCGTGCTTCATCGGGCCGGGCTCGCGAGTCACCTTGACGCCCTGCTCCTTCAGCTGTGCGCAGGTCGCGTACACGTCGGGCACGCCCAGGGCGATGTGCCCGTAGCCCGCGCCCAGGTCGTAGCTCTTTGTGTCCCAGTTGTGGGTCAGCTCGAGCACGGTGTGATCCGACTCGTCGCCGTAGCCCACGAACGCCAGCGTGAAGCGGCCGCCCGGGAAGTCGGTGCGGCGCAGGAGCTTCATGCCGAGCGGCCCGGTGTAGAACGCGAGCGAGCGCTCCAGGTCGCCCACGCGCAGCATCGTGTGCAGCATCCTCATGCGCGCGCCGCCTTCTTCGCGATCACGTCGTCGAGCTCCTGGCGCAGGCGCACGAGCACCTCGTCGTAGCCGAACGAGCCGACCTTCTCGCCGCCCCGCTTCATGTTCACGTGGCGCGGGCCGCACCACAGGCCGAGGTCCGCGTCGTCCGTCTCGCCCGGGCCGTTCACGCGGCAGCCCATGACCGCGATGGTGACGTCGTGACTCGCGGCGTAGGCGGTCATCTCGCGCACCCTCTCGGCCAGGTCCACGAACGCCTCGTTCTCGACGCGCGAGCACGACGGGCACGAGATGATGTTGAGGCCCTGCAGCACGGGCACGGAGCGGAAGCGGCCTTCGGCGATGTCGGCCAGGATCTTGTGGCCGATCACGACCTCTTCGTGCTTGCGGTCGTTGGGCAGCGTGAGTGACACGCGGATGGTGTCGCCGATGCCGCGCGCGATCAGCTGCTCGAAGGCGATGCGCGTCTTGATCTCGCCGTTGGGCAGCATGCCCGCCTCAGTGACTCCCAGGTGGATCGGCACGTCGGGCCGCTCGTGCGCGAAGCGTTCGTTGGCGGCGATCACGTTCGCGGGGTCCGAGTCCTTGATCGACACCACGAAGTTGTGGAAGCCGAGCTCGTCGAGCATGCCGCAGTGATCCACGGCGCAGGCGACGATCGCGTCGATCGAGTCATTCGGGAAGCGCTCGGCGTACTCGGGCGCCACCGAGCCGCAGTTCACGCCCACGCGCAGCGCGCAGCCGGCTCGACCCGCGACGTCGGCGATCCACTTGACCTTGTCGCGCATCTTCTTGTCGCGCTCGTGGTGGTGGAGGTGACCCGGGTTGTAGCGGAGCTTCGCCACGTGCGGAGCGACCAGCGGCGCGAGCCGGTAGTGCTCCTGTAAGTCGACCACGATCGGAACGGACGTGCGCTGGTGGATCTCGGCCAGCGCCTCGGCGTCGGCCTTGCTGTCGACGGCGACGCGCACCAGCGCCGCGCCGGACTTGGCCAGGCGCTCGACCTGCTCGACCGTGCGCTCCACCTCCTGGGTGTGGGTGGCGCACATGCTCTGGACGGAAATCGCAGCGCCGCCGCCGATTTGGACCGGACCGGCGCGGACGGCGCGCGTGGCGTTTCGCGGGGTGGTTTGGCTCACGGGCGAAGACCCTAGCACGCCCCTCCGCGCTCGCGCCTACGCGGATTTGACGGTGCTGACGGAATTCAGACAGCACGTCCGAGGACCGCGTGGGCACCCTACCCACGCTGCGGGGCGAGCTTGGGCACTCGTGCTCGCATCTGTCGCAGGCCTGCGGCCGGCATGGCGCTTGCTCACGGCTCAGCCCGAGGCAGTCATGGGGCGCAACGGACCGAGAATCCTCGTGATCGGCGGAACCTACCGCGCAGTGAGTGTGCTCGAGCGGCTGCTCGAGCGCGGCGAGCGGGTGGTCGCGTTCATCGGCGTGGAGGGCGGAGGCGAACGCGACTTCTGCCCCGAGATACTCGAGCTGTGCGACCGCGCGGGCATTCCCGCGCGCAGCGGTCACAAGCTGGGCGAGGAAGTCGTGCGCTGGCTCGAGGACCGGATCCGGCCCGAGCTCGCGATCGCGCTCGGCGTGCACACCGAGATTCCGCTCTCGATCGGCGGCAACTGCCGGCTGGGGCTGGTCGAGCTCTCCGACTCGCTGGCGGGCGGCAAGCCCGCGGTGTGCCTGCGCCAGCGCGGCCAGGAGCTCCTGCGCCGCCAGCTTCCGCCGCAGACCGCGGAGCTGGATCCGGGCGATCTGTATCTCGCCATGCTCGAAGAGCTGAGTCTGTGCCTGGAAGAGTTTCTCGATCGCCACGCGCAGCCGCGCGTCGAGCGCGCGTTCGCCATCCCGTTCGAGGCTCCGGCCGAAGCAGGCGCGGGCCTCGCGGCGCTGTCGGTGCGCGGCCCGGCTGGGTCTGCCTGCGATGCGCTCGAGCGGCGCGCGGCCGAGTATCTCGGCGCGGAGCGGGTGTTCGCGCTCGAGACGCCGCGCGCCGGCTTCCGGGCGCTGCTGCGCGGCGTGCGGCTCGACAAGGGCGACGAGGTGGTCGTGCCCGGTGTGGCCTCGGCGGCGCTGGTCGACGCGCTGCGCGCCTGCGAGCTCCAGCCGGTGTACGCCGACGTGCACCCGGAGCGACTCACTCTGGCGGCGGCCTCCGCGGCGGCGGCGATCGGGCCGCGCACGCGGGGTCTTTTGATCTCGCACCCGCTCGGCCAGCCCGCCGAGCTCG contains these protein-coding regions:
- a CDS encoding LLM class flavin-dependent oxidoreductase, whose product is MPVALPAVSLAAVPGRRRATLELAREIERRGFSGIYCPSFGDGVGLCEALALATERISFGTSIANIYLRHVVDYAQTASLIHELSGGRFAFGVGVSHGPALDRLSVKAGPPLRDMRAFVAGLRGAPRTGELPPIVLATLRKKMIALAAEVADGIVFANAARSHMNESLAVLSPAKAGDPKFFVGNMIPTCISDDERAAAAVNRKTLIGYVSLPNYRNYWREAGYQEEMDAIEKAITAKAFDDVPKLMSDRWLSDVTLYGSERRVREGLEAWYEAGVRTPILVPSSTAGNQLKAFEELFACLS
- the gloA gene encoding lactoylglutathione lyase; its protein translation is MRMLHTMLRVGDLERSLAFYTGPLGMKLLRRTDFPGGRFTLAFVGYGDESDHTVLELTHNWDTKSYDLGAGYGHIALGVPDVYATCAQLKEQGVKVTREPGPMKHGTTVIAFIEDPDGYKVELIQGR
- the ispG gene encoding (E)-4-hydroxy-3-methylbut-2-enyl-diphosphate synthase — protein: MSQTTPRNATRAVRAGPVQIGGGAAISVQSMCATHTQEVERTVEQVERLAKSGAALVRVAVDSKADAEALAEIHQRTSVPIVVDLQEHYRLAPLVAPHVAKLRYNPGHLHHHERDKKMRDKVKWIADVAGRAGCALRVGVNCGSVAPEYAERFPNDSIDAIVACAVDHCGMLDELGFHNFVVSIKDSDPANVIAANERFAHERPDVPIHLGVTEAGMLPNGEIKTRIAFEQLIARGIGDTIRVSLTLPNDRKHEEVVIGHKILADIAEGRFRSVPVLQGLNIISCPSCSRVENEAFVDLAERVREMTAYAASHDVTIAVMGCRVNGPGETDDADLGLWCGPRHVNMKRGGEKVGSFGYDEVLVRLRQELDDVIAKKAARA
- a CDS encoding FAD-dependent oxidoreductase translates to MRVAVLGGGVAGLACAYYLARNGHTPLVLEPSGALGQLGSPIVHEGLRIDRFSNPLRNSDTALCGLLADLGGLGRVAWRPTRSAISKDGVFYPVSSASDLLRTAGLMGLPSMDWLRAGIGLAYATQFKRYALNLHAVPAGDWLSSVFGKRVYENWWRPFLEVRFGAYAEEIPAYWVWRQLNAYQAGRREVFGYLRGGIGWLGERLRRAIEARGGEVRLHAEVSGVETGGTHALVEVDGAERRVDAVVATLPPGELAKLAGGQLARELPSLDVPYQGRVTALVILQRRLGEYYQTAFMDRDLPFQRTVEATHVVPSESLGGRHLLYVRNECGPHTDAFKLPDDVVRKQALDSLRTWFPGFDARDVEAVHVSHNDAAEPITLVGNLRRTLPTRLSNTRVFLCTSAQAYPRPVGWDTEVTLARETAAAVAACS
- a CDS encoding DegT/DnrJ/EryC1/StrS family aminotransferase encodes the protein MGRNGPRILVIGGTYRAVSVLERLLERGERVVAFIGVEGGGERDFCPEILELCDRAGIPARSGHKLGEEVVRWLEDRIRPELAIALGVHTEIPLSIGGNCRLGLVELSDSLAGGKPAVCLRQRGQELLRRQLPPQTAELDPGDLYLAMLEELSLCLEEFLDRHAQPRVERAFAIPFEAPAEAGAGLAALSVRGPAGSACDALERRAAEYLGAERVFALETPRAGFRALLRGVRLDKGDEVVVPGVASAALVDALRACELQPVYADVHPERLTLAAASAAAAIGPRTRGLLISHPLGQPAELDALYALAEERRLEVIEDGCESLGARFGSSRLGRSPCSAVFRVPLGCHAPGFELALVTAPESLAKDLESAVASERAPDGLARLGLEALERWEDRLAARRRSASAYSSEFSRYDAFRVPPTPEDALSTYSGYLLRLTRFARAAADDLGKLLAEAGIETRRLRLPLGERELASLPAAEHARATGLLLPADESLTDSQRDRVMDEIFGYAIG
- a CDS encoding DUF1329 domain-containing protein, with the protein product MPPEGSCAPRPIQWGKEGSPPPSDVVPGAFHPGERLEIKNIPRLQGWLPDEVWQRREQFFFEGMELEIGPCYRRYPAPAYFSDATAAGAGKAGLDGSGNLTGYSGSGLPFGLESLDVSAPDFAQRVAWDYRYRYQAAGYRGPFRVTQITKNGHDLEQYTGRFFFLPLQGVPGIDAGDRKERFAAGGTFESPETARGLAWRQFQPTAVEADWKTSDEVFVYLPDERKVRRAPPQNAEGVYVPSFTRARSVGNIGMSMPDGQTADVGNPAIAATEPLRKGFVGLVIRPNAYEWSFGGLRDVLAPANVRAAGYPPDPSRNFGPSGLSLASDRWDLRRALVLEGKRKAPDGVVAGISLWVDALTLQPLYWVSRRSNTAVYEVGIFASRFSADDRKAAQWQGNGTDGSSSYGTMVPVAQSFTVAGEGGGWRRESYLLASEPPAGEETQDFLSVQGLQRKGH
- a CDS encoding Gfo/Idh/MocA family oxidoreductase; protein product: MSAVSLKTLALVGHGAAARDWLATLTELPELELAACVDPDPVQRAPLAARGLRTFESVAELLADGRATDVAILCTPPAVRLETAEPLLRAGVDVLIEPPLATVPDHADRIAELAERIDRVALTIGRFRADPGVARAAERIREGEIGRLCALEVSLGEKRDARAGWRGDPALSGGGVWLELGGDALEIAETLAGPLRRIHMTHSASAQGGEVEDEVRVETDHGAGLFASLTLSWNPSAARPIARCIGDRGEISVGWAQTSLVREDGSRSVLAGAHDPHAARVAVLREFLRERRSSEHRVDPGAQSLAWLHAAYRSASTGRFELA